One Oryza glaberrima chromosome 10, OglaRS2, whole genome shotgun sequence DNA segment encodes these proteins:
- the LOC127753493 gene encoding uncharacterized oxidoreductase At4g09670 — MSSPSSAASPPPPPPAEQRRPDPVRFGIMGCASIARKLARAMLLAPGAAVAAVGSRSEAKARAFAEETGLLLRHAPRLHGSYEALLADPGVDAVYLPLPTSLHVRWATAAAAAGKHVLLEKPTALCAADLDAILAACDAAGVQFMDATMWMHHPRTAKMRELVADEATTGDVRVINSLFSFRANEEFLQNDIRVKPDLDALGALGDAGWYSIRAILWAVDYELPKTVIALRNPVRNQAGVLLACGATLYWADGKIATFNCSFLTNLTMDMTIVGTNGTLHVTDFVIPYEEKSAAFNMASKSKFAELHIGWDPLPSKHVVSTDLPQEALMVQEFSRLVQNIRDAGGKPEGKWPAITRKTQVVMDAVKTSIDNRFGPVDISS; from the exons ATGTCGTCCccgtcctccgccgcgtcgccgccgccgccgccgccggcggagcagCGCCGCCCGGACCCGGTGCGCTTCGGCATCATGGGGTGCGCCTCCATCGCGCGGAAGCTGGCCCGCGCCATGCTCCTCGCCCcgggcgccgccgtggccgccgtcggGAGCCGCTCCGAGGCGAAGGCCCGCGCGTTCGCCGAGGAGACCGGCCTGCTCCTCCGCCACGCCCCGCGCCTGCACGGCTCCTACGAGGCCCTCCTCGCCGACCCGGGCGTCGACGCCGTCTACCTCCCGCTCCCCACCAGCCTCCACGTCCGctgggccaccgccgccgccgccgcggggaagCACGTCCTCCTCGAGAAGCCCACCGCGCTCTgcgccgccgacctcgacgccatcctcgccgcctgCGACGCCGCGGGCGTCCAGTTCATGGACGCCACCATGTGGATGCACCACCCGCGCACCGCCAAGATGcgggagctcgtcgccgacgaggccACCACCGGCGACGTCAGGGTG ATAAATAGCCTGTTCAGCTTTCGGGCAAACGAAGAATTCCTCCAAAATGATATCAGGGTAAAGCCAGACCTTGATGCCCTGGGTGCGCTAGGCGATGCTGGGTGGTACAGCATCCGTGCAATTTTGTGGGCTGTTGACTATGAGCTTCCCAAGACTGTGATCGCCCTGCGCAACCCTGTTAGGAACCAAGCTGGCGTGCTCCTTGCCTGCGGAGCAACATTGTACTGGGCCGATGGAAAGATCGCCACCTTCAACTGTTCTTTCCTCACCAACCTCACCATGGACATGACCATCGTTGGAACAAACGGTACGCTTCACGTCACCGACTTTGTCATCCCATATGAAGAGAAGTCCGCGGCATTCAACATGGCGTCCAAGTCAAAGTTTGCTGAACTCCACATCGGATGGGATCCACTGCCGAGCAAGCATGTCGTCTCTACAGACCTGCCACAGGAAGCCCTCATGGTCCAGGAATTCTCAAGGTTAGTGCAGAACATCCGAGACGCAGGTGGCAAACCTGAGGGAAAGTGGCCAGCCATCACCCGGAAGACTCAGGTTGTGATGGATGCGGTTAAAACCTCCATTGACAACCGATTTGGGCCAGTGGATATTTCTAGCTGA